GCCTGGGCGATCACCTCGCTCAGCGGGACCTGGTCATCGCCGAAATTGATCTCCGGCAGCGGCACCACCGGCTGCGCCGGGACGACGATCGTCCGGCCGGGAAAGCGCTGGCCAAAAATTCCCTCGAGTGCCTGGCGGTGCTTGTTTTCCTCAAGGGCGAGGAAGTCAAGCCGCTCGCGCAGGAACGCATTCTGCACCCGCTGCGCCAGCCGGGCATAGACGTCGTGGCTGCCGATTTCGCTTTTCAGGGCGGCCAGGAGGAGATCGGCCAGCTCGTATTTGGACAGATCCATTTTTTTCATGGTTGTTCTCCCATGTTCAATAATTTTCGACGAACACCTCGAAATAATCCCGCGGATGGTCGCAGACCGGGCATTTTTC
The DNA window shown above is from Candidatus Aminicenantes bacterium and carries:
- a CDS encoding ferritin family protein — translated: MKKMDLSKYELADLLLAALKSEIGSHDVYARLAQRVQNAFLRERLDFLALEENKHRQALEGIFGQRFPGRTIVVPAQPVVPLPEINFGDDQVPLSEVIAQAMKAERAAHDFYLQLAERFNDDLQKKNLLLYFAMMEMGHYKLLDLENGSLERLEEFGQEQEMIHVGP